Sequence from the Crassostrea angulata isolate pt1a10 chromosome 9, ASM2561291v2, whole genome shotgun sequence genome:
GAGCAAACTCAaccaaaaatcttgacaagcaaagaaaaaggcatacctgttaaccctcccGCATACGAGAGAGACCACCGCAAAACGgccttaaaatttaaaatctccAATATCCCATGCAGGAGATTAAATTCTCCcgttaattaatttgttttcccCATTCCCCTCCCAATTTCTAAATCTTCACataataatataatacataAACGATATATAAGCGTATTTTTTTCCCACATATCCCctctctatttttaaatatttaaatgcaaattccAACAACCACTGAGGAGGGGTTTTCTGTGATTTTGGCCTCAAAAAGCTGCTATGTAGCTTGCACAGATCAAAATCTATCCAAATACTGTCTACCGTGATCATAGTTTGACATGCCTAGTTTTCTTTTTAcgattacttccggttttgactaAAATTAGATACGTATTTTTACCGCATATAGTCCAGTCAATCTACTCTAAAATTTGCCAAACCTTTACAAAAGGATTTGTTTTAGTATATTTTAAAGGTGTAATGCCTAGAAAATCATAAaatgacatttcagtccgagggaaaacaattgataataatcagttatatttttattcatttttgttctTCAAATGGAGACAAAACACCATATCTTAATTAGAggggaaaattattttctttaaaaatggtttaaaaacATCTGATACGTATTGCGTGTCATTtggttttaaaatcattttaacacACAATTTTGCATATACTGATGTTTTCCTTTCATATTAGTTCAATTAATCACATCAACAAACAATTAGATATATTTTGTTACTgatatctttattatttcttttcaaattacattgtaaaattaagtacgaagaagatttttcttctAACTAAAGAGTCTTTCGCCTTTTAGATTTTACTTCAAGACATTTCAAAGATTGAGTCACTGATATAGCATTCAGATAATTCAGCGATCCAACATGCATCCGTAACTCAAAATTTAGTAATGGCTTGTATCTAGTTAAAGGTTTTTAATGttcacattaaaataaaaatgttaaatacatgtaccctcTAATAGCATAGCCATGACGATGCTTAATAATGGTACTACGTAAGTTACATTCATTGCTTTGATGATTGGCCAAAAATTATTCATATGTACTTCGTTAATGAGTAAATCAGCATCGGTTTGTATATGATATGATCTGATTCCTGTGACTTCACTTGGTTCATTTACCTAAATCTTCCATGCAGATCAATACCGTTGTCTTGTACCCTCGGAGTTTTACAACATCTTAAACCCGAAGTAGAGAGACTGATAAACAGTCCATCTCCACCAATACCCAACCTACATACGATAAGGACATTAAATCTTTCCTTCAATTCCTATCCCAACACAATTTGCCGAACTTATACCCCTCCCCCTTGATcatgttattaaatatatttcattcttgTCATGTAAGGATACATCTTATGCAACAGCTCGATCTTAATTAGCAGGAATCAGATTCAACTTAAAGATAAATTACTTTCATTACCCTTGttcatttttcacattttcgctAGCCAacggttttcggtccactttctTCCCAAATGGAAGCGAAGTGGATCGAAAACCCTTGGCTGgcgatgaaatgaaaaatatgatttttcattgtataAAATCTCTGCAAGGTTTCCGTCGCATGTCTCGGTCTAGGGACTCTATAGGCCCATAACCCCCCCAATCctcattatcattttaaattccgattattaaaggtatccaagtaatgtatttttattttaagcctcagttagcaaaaattatagtctggtgaaaggAAACATGCATATAGTGAATATGctttagatatttttacaaattcattatacggatataacgaaatacggatataacgaagtaaatccattggtccctacGACTTTGCTATAACCTAGATTTACTGTAAGGAATATACGACATgtgataatttcttttttcactgTATGTCTACCAAAAACTGTTTTTACTGTTGACCGttgttttcctttgtttttccgactttgttcattttatataaGTTTTTTCCCGCATTCATACTTCATACTTTGTGTTTCTGGAAACGATTATTAgcttttgaaaatgattaaaaagcaATATATCGATTCGCCATACTGTCATCTCTATTAAAAGCCTTCGCCAACAAAGTAGCAGTTTTCCATCgcataatatttatatttgttaacacAACACAAGACGTATCATTTCTTTAACACAAAGCATCCGTATCTATTAAGAAAAAACCCACTAAATTCATTTGAAGCATTTCAAACGCATGTATCGTCGGAGGTCCTGAATTCGTTACGGTCCTTCAGTCGTGTCTCTTTCGTATGCTTCGCGTATCTCGCGAGATTTGGTTCGAAGCTGCCTATTCAGTAAGAACAATTTtactagcgcatcatggaaaatatgccagcagagcagttgctattcataacgctatgttcactaaataatcgttgtttattacttctATTTGCATTTTACTACTCGCAAAtgccctgtattagcctagaccttgacatttagctattgcatcaaacataaacattcagactgtaatgtattttaattcacatagatttgttaacagaatcaatgatactgtggaatcatttaatttcgtgggggccattttcgtggattgttggttttttgcTTGTTCGTGGGGATCTAATTTCGTGGATGAgtcagttttcagtttcagtaggtAAACCAAACCTTTTATTATtagttttcgttgaggatgtaaattcgtgcgCGAGGGCTTCCCacaaataccacgaaaattgagccaccatgaattctaatgattcaaCAGTATGTAATAacagtaaatcttttaaaatgttattataagacaggttttatatttaaatacatcaattttatggagttggagaaaaacacatgatgtatcgtatagtggtttaaatctataacctcatggaaaagtatatgacgtcacacctttatgacgtcatagtatacagacggagcaattgcgattatagaaaaataattgcagttcctccCTATGGACTTACAGTGGGAAGGAACAATGCATATGCAAATATTACGATATGTGACGTCAATTCTTACTATAAGCAGCTGATAATGTGATCAAAACAggcaatattttgattttgattttttttcccaacTATTTGCTAAGATTACTTATTCCCTAATAAAGTCACAAATACACGTCTAAAcctaaaatttaagaatttaacaGCGATTGTCTCCTTTGTCGACATCCAGTCAATGAAAGTCATGTGATCTGATCGGAATGTTCAAGGCCAACAAAGATAATTCTAAGTTACGTGAAGTAAAGTTCCTTGTGGGATTTTAGttctgtttttttgttgttgttattgttagGTGCATATATAATCCCGTGTCCAAAAAGAAACAATACAGATTGTATTTGCCAACAGATCTCATAATCTCATAAATGCCTATATAGCTACAAAATGGTTCAGGAacataaaatgtgaaaaaggcATCCAGGATATATTAAATGCCAGATACTACTCTCAGAGATAGAGTTTTGCAAAAAGTTGACCCAGAGAGTGTAGTTTTTTGGGAAAAGGTAGGTGTTGTTGTTTTACTGTTTATTATAATGTtcaatttgttattaaatattgttattttattttcataattaactGTACTGTGCCATTCATTATAGCTAGCACTATTGACCATTATAAACGAATGTTTCAATTGATTTGACCTTACAGTTTTGTTTATATCTGACGTCACGACTCTAGGACCACAAGTGTAACATAAAGCAATTAGGCTAGGCCTAACGATTTTTTGTTGGATTAGATATTCAAAAGCGGACTCTCCACTTCAAACCAAAGGTTGCTGGTGTagaatgtatataaaaaaaatcttcaaaataagtttaCAGGCTACATCGTCAATATTCAAGTgaagaaaatatttctaattattCAGCTGATACTTTATTTATCATTACAATAAATAAAGTTACCAATCTAATACAGTCTGACATTCACGCCTTGCCGCGATCATATGCAAAATGTCATATCGGGCGATTAgtacaaatataatatttatatatgtattatatttgttttatttgctaGTTTCACGATTTTTCTGCATATTTAACCGGACAAAAGACAAATATTAAATAGAAGTGACTGTtgatatgtacacaaacaactagATGTTCTCATAAGACAATCGACGTGGATAGAACAGTAGGCCTAGAGGTATACATACGTGTGATGTCAACTGTTATCTGCGatcaaaaatcatttacattgtACGTTTTAACTGAGGAAAAATTACGCATTCAATGTAATTTTCTGCAAACGCAGGTTCATTTACTTTATGTTATAATATGTTTggtgtaaaataatatttgtgCCGAAAAAACCGATAATAGTCTACCAACTGATAGTcatttgttaaaatctttataccaatagttttaaaataaaataaaatataaaaaggcaAAAGAGACTTTACAAATGAAGTACAGTTGTACAATCATATTATCAAACACTGCAACATACTTTATTGTGAAGTGCGTTTTTCTGCTTGTTTGGATAGTTTGATTCAATCACATTGTGCATGACATAGGGTTCATTTTATGGAATTTaaggtttaaaaatatttcatatcagtGAATTACACGTcagtaatctctctctctctctctctctctctctctctctctctctctctctctctctctctgtacgtTATGACGATCATTGAAAATAATCAATGCAAAAGTTTCTTTGTTTCTTGAAGCAAATGATACCATAATGATCTTGTTGAACGTGTCTTGAATAGAGTAAAGACAACAACTTACAGACCTGATAATGACAGACATTTTGTCTACTGATTGAATATACGCGCTATCAAAATTCTACATCGCATACATatattaaagaaagaaaataaatttaaacttatcattaatataaaactgtatatcatttttttccagaaagtACAAAAGTTTGATATCATGTCCTCAAATTTGATGACGTTAAATGTTTAAGATAGTGAGACCAGATCTACGAGATAATAAAGCTTAATACACTTAGTaaactgaaaataatttttctttctgattaaaatacttctataaatttataaataaaatatgttttatacactTACATTTCATGTCACGTTTTTAGTTGCTGACTTTTGGGCCTGGTTGCTAAAATCCTAAAAATCCTAAAAGGCAAGGTAAAACTTGATGCAAAtgattttgttcaattttttacCTAAAcccattgctttttaaaatgtgtcatGAAAAAGAGCGTTCCTACCCGTTACTGTTGATTTAAATTACTAATCGCAAATTTGTTTGCCTTTcgtaaataacaaaaaataaaaactaaatcgATTGCAACAATTACGTGACGGTGACGCTTTTCAACATCTTATTTCAGGGAAAACAATAATGCTGAATATGAGCAGAAAGTGCAAGATGACAAACATACGAATTGTGTGGGTCACAAATGCATTTATTCTCAACGATTTTAAGCATGCATACCTCTAACAAAATCATCGTGATGCTCGAAACTGCGAAGACCAAACAATTAACTTTTCCAAACATTAACTAGGACAAACCCGataacaaaaattatttcttcaaCTCAAGAAAAACCCGATTTCTTATTATGAAACTACACCGCAAACCTTAACCCTGACGAAACTAGATTGGATGCAAATGGAAAACCGGAGATTGCATGTAGGTTTAATTGGCAAAGATAATAacaatgaactttttaaaaacttttttaaaagaaacatcaACTTGTCCAATAAAGATTGAATAATTTATGTAAGGTAATTTAAAAGGCACACGTGACGGCTGCCAAATGCCAGTTGAAGATCGGCGTCGTCCATCATTGACATTTGCATTGAAATCTTGAAATTGCTcgtatattttatgtaattcGTATTCAGCTgtcattaattataaaataactaTACTATATGCTTTTATTATAAAGCCATGAGAGTGCAGCCATTCATCTTCTGTGACTTCTTTCAAAATAAAGAGGAAAAACATTAGTTTTACCAGTTTAGAGAATTCTGAGAATTATGCCATGTATCTGTATATAAAAAGATCACATTATAGCTAGTTTATTCATTCTAACAGGAAAGTTGAACAACATGAACCCTTCCTTCGGAATTCTTCTTTGCTTGGCCATTTTCTCCGGTACGtttataaacattaatatttaacatcataataatgtaaaaacaGATGACTATCACATTGTATGAATACGTTGTTTCCTTTAAATAACGTCTGGTATGTTGTTAACATACATTGCCTATAGCACTTAAAGTAATGAATGAAAActgtaaaagaaatatattttgttatacataATTAGGCTAAGTTTAAAAATGCCTGTATGTTGAAAAGCTAAATATGTCATTTGATtaagatttctttattttgttaacgttttttgttttaaatcaaattaaaaaaaacatctttaacGAGCTTTTTACTTTCTTTATTGACTTGAATTAGcctaatcatttttttaattgtgaatCTCTGTCTCTAgtgatatctttaaaaaaaaacaaagaaaaaacatatattctatgaactaattgttttatttatgtcaCTTCTTCATCTTATACTTCACATAATGTCCACGTTATATCTAAACTAGTAAGATATATCTCTTTGCAACCTAAATGACATTAATATATTTCCCTGACACACAGTTGTGGAGCTTGGACATTGTAGGAGATACGAACGCCTACGCCCCGAATGTCCCATTTTAGATTGCGCCAAACCCCCGGAGAACTGTCGCACGGAGGTTGTTTATGACGATGGCTGCCCTGAGGCCTGTGTGCTAGTCTGTGAGTGTCCCAAACCGAACCCGTTGTCTCTGGAGTACTGTGAAAACACAAACCCTAGGTGCTCTGTGGAAGAAGACTTCCTTATGCTGGCGAACGGAAAAAGATGTTTTAATGGATGTGTGATAGAGTGTGGGTTTTAAAGACAAAAGCCTATGTGtgaacaataaaaataacacaGTTCTTAACAATTGTTAATGTTCTTTTGTGTCAAAAAAGGTCTAGGATCCTTTtcagttttattaaaacaattagtAGAAAAACGAActttaaacaaatgtatatatctGGAAATGTgtataaacatatttgataaatgtaaataataaggATTTTGATCTAATAATAATACCTGAAGAATTTAATACGTTGTTAACATAAAACTAAACTCTTTCACATAAACAACTAATCAGTCACGTTtcaacctctaatgataaaaCACCGCTTAaggataaaaatatcattaagcgttgcaattgTAACGGCTAATGCCCTAAATTCTTGCATAAATAGTTGACATCATTTACTGCTAATGATAAATCGCCCCTAAATGATAGAATTGTATCATTAAGCTCACAAATGCAAAGCAGACCTAACGTTTAATGAAACAAGCAAATAGATACATGGTCAACCCATAATAATACAAACATCTttatcattaagcgttgcagTTGCATTCTTAATGATATTATAGCATACCAAAATGTAGAACTCTCGCCAATGTTTTTTAAGAACAGTCTCGGACAGAATGACAAAAGGATGGATGGAATAAAAGATAGACGGACAGACATCTACTGATATGTAATTATAAGCTAAGCTTAATGATAAAGATGTTTGTTTGCATTTTTGGGAATTGTACCAAAGTACATTCCAATATAATCACTATACTAAAGGGATTTCTTTCTCagataaaattcaaatgattttgccGGACGGAcccgttttataactacaaaaggtcaaaatattaaTTCCAAACTGTTGTGTTGATGAAATATATGTTGGTGAAAATATATGTCCATTTTGTATGTGTCTATTATGGCggttatctatgcttaaaatgttcgaaaataatgtcattatttatatcatcattcatttattcaatatcttataaattattaaaaaatataataaaattcaacaaaagtCTAAAAAAAACATGGACGCTATTGGCTGAGAAATGCCCGGTATCAAACAATAAGTATTTATTTCCAAACGTTCAATTacctttgtttaaaatttgaattccgAATCAAGACATCATACACGTAGTTGGGGACTCCGTACTGCAGCAAAAACCCATCGAAAGTCGAAAACAAGAgataagtgtgaattttacagataaaaaatgtgaatattacatactaaagtttgaattttacactttaaagtgtaaaatttacagattaaagtgtgaatgtTACAGACAAGagtgtgaattttacatatTAGTCAATATGTGTATGATTTTTACAGATTAATGTGAAATCTTTAGAGATTAAAGTGTAAACTTTGCATTTTAAAGTGtacattttacactttaaagtgtacatgtatatttaacagATAAGTGCGATTTGTAACTTTTAAAGTGTAGAttgtacactttaaagtgtaaattttacagatgaaattgtaaattttatacttaaagtgcaaattttcatataatagtgtagaaaatttaaaaaaaaaatgtgaagtgcaTATGTGGCACTAATACGCATCTGTaatcaatacaaaatttacaaaatgatatATTGTGATTTTTGTTCTTGCACCGAATCAGTATGTTGAAACAGTAATtgtgtaattttgaaattacacCTACCcagtataaaacaaatttacatTATGACGATACGCTTACagtattttcttcataaaaaaaaaccatcgatgtctttttcaatatcattttcttaACATTTGTAACGAcacacattacatgtacaatatggTTTTATCGTTGTCCGTCTGTAATTTCGTGCTTGGACTATACCTCTTAACGTCTGAAGATGTGATCATGCCAAATACCAACTTAAACGATAAAAACATTCATTTACTATGCGCTTTTATATATAATGTGAGTTGTGCAACCTACATATATATCACATGTCATTGGTGCAGACTTTATTCATTAAATTGATTCGTTACCTAGTGATAAACGAAAGTAAGCTGAATCATATCTTTGGGACGGGAACAGAAAGTACATTATGTTCTTTGTCATGTGGATAGTGACCATCGTTTTGATAACGCCCATCTCGTTCAACATTCTTTTTATACTTTCTCACTTTATGGAAGATGTTTAGATTACACAACAAGGCATGCATCGATAATAATACAGATCGAAATATTTGCACGAGAAAACGAACAATTAAGTTGTGAGTCTCATTCTCATAACGTTTGTGATTTCTACCATACCTGCAGTTGTGAGTGCTGTCTCGGTTTGATATGGTTATGCTTATTTACTTTCTGTTTCGAACTCAGCTATCAACCCAAACATATATTTCACCCAGATTAAGGATCTCaacaaagaaataaagataAGCAATGTTTAGAATGCAAACATGAATTTTTTTGGAAGAGAAACAAAACGACAATTGATAAACGTTGTTTT
This genomic interval carries:
- the LOC128162852 gene encoding uncharacterized protein LOC128162852, whose product is MNPSFGILLCLAIFSVVELGHCRRYERLRPECPILDCAKPPENCRTEVVYDDGCPEACVLVCECPKPNPLSLEYCENTNPRCSVEEDFLMLANGKRCFNGCVIECGF